From one Streptomyces sp. Q6 genomic stretch:
- a CDS encoding NUDIX hydrolase produces MQGYDKHAYEPFAVTVDLAVFTVRAGALRVLLVERGQEPYAGRWALPGGFVQPDEAAETAARRELAEETGFGDVDGRLHLEQLRTYSEPDRDPRMRVVSVAFAALVPDPPEVSGGSDAARAAWLPYGSTAYGPLAFDHDRILSDAHDRVGGKLEYTCLATAFCPPEFTLGELRQVYEVVWGTELDPANFRRKVLATPGFVEQIPGASRLTGGRGKPAALYRAGGAVSLHPPLLRPAPEPSEGTRP; encoded by the coding sequence ATGCAGGGATACGACAAGCACGCCTACGAGCCCTTCGCCGTCACCGTCGACCTCGCCGTGTTCACCGTCCGCGCGGGCGCCCTGCGCGTCCTGCTCGTCGAGCGCGGACAGGAGCCGTACGCCGGCCGCTGGGCACTGCCCGGCGGCTTCGTGCAGCCCGACGAGGCGGCCGAGACGGCGGCGCGGCGGGAGCTCGCCGAGGAGACCGGGTTCGGTGACGTCGACGGACGGCTGCACCTGGAGCAGCTGCGCACGTACAGCGAACCGGACCGCGACCCGCGGATGCGGGTCGTCTCCGTGGCGTTCGCCGCGCTGGTGCCCGATCCGCCCGAGGTCAGCGGCGGCAGCGACGCGGCGCGGGCCGCCTGGCTGCCGTACGGATCGACGGCGTACGGGCCGCTCGCCTTCGACCACGACCGGATCCTCTCCGACGCCCACGACCGGGTCGGCGGCAAGCTCGAGTACACCTGCCTCGCCACCGCGTTCTGCCCGCCCGAGTTCACGCTCGGCGAGCTGCGGCAGGTCTACGAGGTCGTGTGGGGGACCGAGCTCGACCCCGCGAACTTCCGCCGCAAGGTGCTCGCGACGCCCGGATTCGTCGAGCAGATCCCCGGCGCGTCCCGGCTGACCGGAGGCCGCGGGAAGCCCGCGGCGCTGTACCGGGCCGGCGGCGCCGTCTCGCTCCACCCGCCGCTGCTGCGGCCCGCACCCGAACCCTCGGAAGGGACCCGTCCATGA
- a CDS encoding pseudouridine synthase, protein MRSSSGRNSSGNNGGSRGGNSGGRGGSGGGRGNPRGAGNARDDKQRDDKQGGASRPKRPRPEERRYDVGPDATQAGPKTGRGASARGGAKGGPKRGQQSSQTRGRWVPATSREYEARAEERNRERYAGKAKLNLPKTFPGAEQEGERLQKVLARAGYGSRRACEELVEQARVEVNGEIVLEQGMRVDTEKDVIKVDGLTVATQSYQFFVLNKPAGVVSTMEDNEGRQCLGDYTNNRETRLFHVGRLDTETEGVILLTNHGELAHRLTHPKYGVKKVYLAHIVGPIPRDLGKQLKDGIQLEDGYAKADHFRVVEQTGKNYLVEVTLHEGRKHIVRRMLAEAGFPVDKLVRVAFGPITLGDQKSGWLRRLSNTEVGMLMKEVDL, encoded by the coding sequence ATGCGAAGCAGTAGCGGCAGGAACAGCAGCGGAAACAACGGCGGGAGCCGTGGTGGCAACAGCGGCGGCCGCGGCGGGAGTGGCGGCGGCCGGGGCAACCCCCGTGGCGCCGGCAACGCCCGCGACGACAAGCAGCGCGACGACAAGCAGGGCGGCGCGAGCCGTCCGAAGAGGCCGCGTCCCGAGGAGCGGCGTTACGACGTGGGCCCCGACGCCACCCAGGCCGGCCCGAAGACGGGCCGCGGCGCCTCGGCGCGCGGTGGCGCCAAGGGCGGCCCCAAGCGGGGGCAGCAGTCCTCGCAGACCCGTGGGCGCTGGGTTCCGGCGACCTCGCGCGAGTACGAGGCGCGGGCCGAGGAGCGCAACCGCGAGCGGTACGCGGGCAAGGCGAAGCTGAACCTCCCCAAGACCTTCCCCGGCGCCGAGCAGGAGGGCGAGCGCCTTCAGAAGGTGCTGGCCCGTGCCGGTTACGGCTCGCGCCGCGCCTGTGAGGAGCTGGTCGAGCAGGCCCGCGTCGAGGTCAACGGCGAGATCGTCCTCGAGCAGGGCATGCGCGTCGACACGGAGAAGGACGTCATCAAGGTCGACGGCCTGACCGTGGCCACCCAGTCGTACCAGTTCTTCGTCCTGAACAAGCCGGCCGGCGTCGTCTCCACCATGGAGGACAACGAAGGACGGCAGTGCCTCGGGGACTACACGAACAACCGCGAGACGCGGCTGTTCCACGTCGGGCGGCTCGACACCGAGACCGAGGGTGTCATCCTGCTGACGAACCACGGTGAGCTGGCGCATCGCCTGACCCACCCCAAGTACGGCGTGAAGAAGGTCTACCTCGCGCACATCGTGGGCCCGATCCCGCGTGACCTGGGCAAGCAGCTCAAGGACGGCATCCAGCTGGAGGACGGGTACGCGAAGGCGGACCACTTCCGCGTCGTCGAGCAGACCGGCAAGAACTACCTCGTCGAGGTGACCCTGCACGAGGGCCGCAAGCACATCGTGCGGCGGATGCTCGCCGAGGCCGGGTTCCCCGTCGACAAGCTGGTCCGCGTCGCCTTCGGGCCGATCACGCTCGGCGACCAGAAGTCGGGCTGGCTGCGGCGTCTGTCGAACACCGAGGTCGGCATGCTGATGAAGGAAGTCGACCTCTAG
- a CDS encoding ADP-ribosylglycohydrolase family protein, with the protein MTKTAATGALLGLALGDALGFPTEFNDVPSILAKCGPWREMELPGPVAYITDDTQMTLAVARGLRTGMERGSLGPKRFERPLREEFVDWFHSPENNRAPGRTCLVACQRLDSDRPWQDASQIHSKGCGANMRVAPLGLVPGLTEEQRSGAAQLQAALTHGHPTGLAASDLTARAVHLLARGTEPTGLVGQLRSYALESRTLYREHWLGDLWRRSQDPSPEHFIARGWDDCLEVLERLEAALRHINPEVDPCLATGEGWIAEEALATGLLCFLLFVDEPLLALRRAACTSGDSDSIACLAGAFAGARLGADAWPAAWVERVEHRDELLGFGAQWDTAGR; encoded by the coding sequence ATGACGAAGACCGCCGCCACCGGAGCGCTGCTCGGACTCGCCCTCGGGGACGCGCTCGGATTCCCGACGGAGTTCAACGACGTACCGTCGATCCTCGCCAAGTGCGGCCCCTGGCGGGAGATGGAACTGCCCGGCCCCGTCGCGTACATCACCGACGACACCCAGATGACGCTCGCCGTGGCGCGGGGGCTGCGCACCGGCATGGAGCGCGGGTCGCTCGGGCCGAAGCGGTTCGAGCGGCCGCTGCGCGAGGAGTTCGTCGACTGGTTCCACTCGCCGGAGAACAACCGGGCACCCGGGCGCACCTGCCTGGTCGCCTGCCAGCGGCTCGACAGCGACCGCCCCTGGCAGGACGCCAGCCAGATCCACTCCAAGGGCTGCGGCGCCAACATGCGGGTCGCGCCGCTCGGGCTCGTGCCCGGTCTGACCGAGGAACAGCGGTCGGGGGCCGCGCAGTTGCAGGCCGCGCTCACCCACGGGCACCCCACAGGGCTCGCGGCGAGCGACCTCACGGCGCGGGCCGTGCATCTCCTCGCGCGAGGCACCGAGCCGACCGGACTCGTGGGACAGCTGCGGTCGTACGCGCTGGAGAGCCGCACCCTGTACCGCGAGCACTGGCTCGGTGACCTGTGGCGGCGGTCCCAGGACCCGAGCCCCGAGCACTTCATCGCGCGCGGCTGGGACGACTGCCTCGAGGTCCTCGAACGCCTGGAGGCAGCCCTGCGCCACATCAACCCGGAGGTCGACCCCTGCCTCGCCACCGGTGAGGGCTGGATCGCCGAAGAGGCCCTCGCCACCGGCCTGTTGTGCTTCCTCCTCTTCGTCGACGAGCCGCTCCTCGCGCTGCGCCGGGCCGCCTGCACCTCCGGCGACTCCGACTCGATCGCGTGCCTGGCCGGGGCGTTCGCGGGGGCACGGCTCGGGGCGGACGCCTGGCCGGCCGCGTGGGTGGAGCGCGTCGAGCACCGGGACGAACTGCTCGGGTTCGGTGCGCAGTGGGACACGGCCGGACGGTAA
- the scpB gene encoding SMC-Scp complex subunit ScpB has protein sequence MTVQAEPGSDVAGLDLKPALEAVLMVVDEPATEEHLAKILQRPRRAVADALRALADEYTVQGRGFELRLVAGGWRFYTRPEYAAAVEGFVLDGQVARLTQAALETLAVVAYRQPVSRSRVSAVRGVNCDGVMRTLLQRGLVQEAGAEPETGAILYRTTNYFLERMGLRGLDELPELAPFLPEADAIEADTLEGVPSFDPDAPDAPGSDDADD, from the coding sequence ATGACCGTGCAGGCCGAGCCGGGGAGCGACGTCGCGGGGCTCGATCTCAAGCCCGCTCTCGAAGCCGTGCTGATGGTCGTGGACGAACCCGCCACCGAGGAGCACCTCGCCAAGATCCTGCAACGGCCGAGAAGGGCCGTGGCCGACGCGCTGCGGGCCCTGGCCGACGAGTACACGGTGCAGGGCCGCGGCTTCGAGCTGCGGCTCGTGGCGGGCGGCTGGCGGTTCTACACCCGGCCGGAGTACGCCGCGGCCGTCGAGGGCTTCGTGCTCGACGGGCAGGTGGCCCGGCTCACACAGGCCGCTCTGGAGACGCTGGCCGTGGTCGCGTACCGCCAGCCTGTCAGCCGTTCCCGGGTCTCCGCCGTGCGCGGAGTCAACTGTGACGGGGTCATGCGGACCCTGCTCCAGAGGGGTCTGGTGCAGGAGGCGGGCGCGGAACCCGAAACAGGTGCGATCCTGTACAGGACGACGAACTACTTCCTGGAGCGGATGGGCCTGCGCGGTCTGGACGAGCTGCCGGAGCTCGCGCCCTTCCTCCCCGAGGCGGACGCGATCGAGGCGGACACGCTGGAAGGGGTTCCGTCGTTCGACCCGGACGCACCCGATGCGCCGGGTTCAGACGACGCAGACGACTAA
- a CDS encoding tetratricopeptide repeat protein has product MTDQAVESDDVTAVGESSERSRKRRRTRRGQDVTSGQFLGRRRELKELRSDIERAGLDTLAGRKAPRARVLLVAGRPGTGRTALAEELLRQVADQYPDGALRARLTAPDGTPVPTERVARDLLNALELPAPPGESADDLTERLREGLSVRRVVLLLDDAGDAEQVDPLLPETADCLVVAVAEGPLTGIPDVRPCTLGGLDTKSALDLLTRHTGSVRVTCDPRSAESLVELCGAEPAALEIAGGWLAVRPKESVADLAKQLHAQDGEGPALARVFRHAYASLAGPAARILRYLSLAPEGYVDPHTASALAGCSVSAARTTLDDFVELGLVRPVDSELPQYEVPGCLVPLLRGLTETQDRPGEVQLARARMLERTVRLLTSCRAVTEPDGSPGRKKLAGLPSALRFADPEAAAEWLRVRQPALLAAARLAVADGELDTLARRLMAALVRAMVAHRGTEAAAPELYGIHRLVLDVAERRDLPREKAAALLNLADLDAQTGRTQEALARYRAALDAGRAAQDPYATGRAMESVGGAYQELGDWQRAADWFGRALSQRLTRGERADAARLHGRIAAVHTYAGRYGEAMRGWRSAVAGYRKEGDVTAQARALSELARVQEYAGRPEESLHTCQEAVEWARQAKDVRLQAALQLRLADTLERLGDPAAAKLHRGAAERMLGEELTGGPGNPAAAANPSEQASNAYEIRSASAKD; this is encoded by the coding sequence GTGACGGATCAGGCGGTCGAGTCGGACGACGTGACGGCGGTCGGGGAGTCCTCCGAGCGGTCCCGCAAACGGCGCCGCACCCGTCGGGGCCAGGACGTGACGTCCGGTCAGTTCCTCGGGCGCAGACGCGAGTTGAAGGAGCTCAGGTCCGACATCGAACGGGCCGGGCTCGACACCCTGGCGGGGCGCAAGGCGCCGCGCGCCCGGGTGCTGCTGGTCGCCGGACGGCCCGGCACCGGCCGCACCGCCCTCGCCGAGGAGCTGCTGCGCCAGGTCGCCGACCAGTACCCGGACGGAGCGCTGCGGGCCCGCCTCACCGCCCCCGACGGCACCCCCGTACCGACCGAGCGCGTCGCCCGTGACCTGCTGAACGCGCTCGAACTGCCCGCACCTCCCGGCGAGTCCGCCGACGACCTCACCGAGCGGCTGCGCGAAGGGCTCTCCGTGCGGCGGGTCGTGCTGCTGCTCGACGACGCGGGGGACGCCGAGCAGGTCGACCCGCTGCTGCCCGAGACCGCGGACTGCCTCGTCGTCGCCGTGGCCGAAGGGCCGCTGACCGGGATCCCCGACGTGCGGCCCTGCACGCTCGGCGGACTCGACACCAAGTCCGCCCTCGACCTGTTGACCAGGCACACCGGGTCCGTCCGCGTCACCTGCGACCCGCGCTCCGCCGAGTCCCTCGTCGAGCTGTGCGGCGCGGAGCCGGCCGCGCTGGAGATCGCCGGCGGCTGGCTCGCCGTACGGCCCAAGGAGTCCGTCGCCGACCTGGCCAAGCAGCTGCACGCCCAGGACGGCGAGGGGCCCGCGCTCGCCCGCGTCTTCCGGCACGCCTACGCCTCGCTGGCCGGGCCCGCCGCGCGGATACTGCGTTACCTGTCGCTCGCGCCCGAGGGGTACGTCGACCCGCACACGGCCTCCGCGCTCGCCGGCTGCTCCGTGTCCGCCGCCCGGACCACGCTCGACGACTTCGTGGAGCTCGGCCTCGTCCGGCCCGTCGACTCCGAGCTGCCGCAGTACGAGGTGCCGGGCTGCCTGGTGCCGCTGCTGCGCGGGCTCACCGAGACGCAGGACCGGCCCGGCGAGGTGCAGCTGGCCCGCGCCCGGATGCTGGAGCGGACCGTACGGCTGCTCACGTCCTGCCGCGCGGTCACCGAGCCCGACGGGTCCCCGGGCCGCAAGAAGCTCGCGGGACTGCCCAGCGCCCTGCGGTTCGCGGACCCGGAGGCGGCCGCCGAGTGGCTGCGCGTACGGCAGCCCGCGCTGCTCGCGGCGGCCCGGCTGGCCGTCGCCGACGGGGAGCTGGACACGCTGGCGCGCCGGCTGATGGCCGCCCTCGTGCGGGCGATGGTCGCGCACCGGGGCACCGAGGCGGCGGCGCCCGAGCTGTACGGGATCCACCGGCTCGTGCTCGACGTGGCCGAGCGGCGCGACCTGCCGCGGGAGAAGGCCGCCGCGCTGCTCAACCTCGCCGATCTCGACGCGCAGACCGGCCGCACCCAGGAGGCGCTCGCCCGCTACCGGGCCGCGCTGGACGCCGGACGGGCCGCGCAGGACCCGTACGCGACCGGCCGCGCGATGGAATCCGTAGGAGGCGCGTACCAGGAGCTGGGGGACTGGCAGCGGGCCGCCGACTGGTTCGGGCGGGCGCTGTCGCAGCGGCTCACGCGCGGCGAGCGGGCCGACGCCGCGCGGCTGCACGGGCGGATCGCCGCCGTGCACACGTACGCGGGGCGCTACGGCGAGGCGATGCGCGGCTGGCGCTCGGCCGTCGCCGGGTACCGCAAGGAGGGCGATGTCACCGCCCAGGCACGGGCGTTGAGCGAACTGGCGCGGGTCCAGGAGTACGCGGGGCGGCCCGAGGAGTCGCTGCACACCTGCCAGGAGGCCGTCGAGTGGGCGCGGCAGGCCAAGGACGTACGGCTCCAGGCGGCGCTCCAGCTGCGGCTCGCGGACACCCTCGAACGGCTCGGCGACCCGGCCGCGGCCAAGCTGCACCGCGGTGCGGCCGAGCGCATGCTGGGAGAGGAGCTCACGGGAGGACCCGGAAACCCTGCCGCGGCGGCAAACCCTTCGGAACAAGCCTCTAACGCCTACGAAATCCGTAGTGCATCCGCGAAAGATTGA
- a CDS encoding ParA family protein, with product MNESTFTPGGGQPGGQVPAGLQAVGSVAVRTFAAHQSGYQSASQKTPTQTAHQSMDGHHVNAMAGDRSGDTHSHFADYDELSPEGHFYDPDAEYEPDPEYAATLAPDAARQRRERVGPTGRPLPYFPIPGPLTDHGPAKIIAMCNQKGGVGKTTSTINLGAALAEYGRRVLLVDFDPQGALSVGLGVNPMELDLTVYNLLMERGMSADEVLLKTAVPNMDLLPSNIDLSAAEVQLVSEVARESTLQRALKPLMADYDYIVIDCQPSLGLLTVNALTAAHKVIVPLECEFFALRGVALLTETIEKVQERLNPELELDGILATMYDSRTVHSREVLARVVEAFDDHVYHTVIGRTVRFPETTVAGEPITTYASNSVGAAAYRQLAREVLARCHAE from the coding sequence GTGAATGAGTCGACATTTACTCCCGGAGGTGGCCAGCCAGGCGGACAGGTTCCCGCGGGGCTTCAAGCTGTCGGCTCCGTAGCTGTGCGTACCTTCGCGGCCCACCAGAGCGGCTACCAGAGCGCCTCCCAGAAGACGCCGACGCAGACAGCACACCAGAGCATGGATGGCCATCACGTGAACGCCATGGCCGGCGACCGAAGTGGCGACACACACAGCCACTTCGCCGACTACGACGAACTGTCCCCCGAGGGACACTTCTACGACCCCGACGCCGAATACGAGCCCGACCCCGAGTACGCGGCCACGCTCGCCCCGGACGCTGCCCGTCAGCGCCGCGAGCGCGTCGGTCCGACCGGGCGTCCACTGCCGTACTTCCCGATCCCAGGCCCACTGACCGACCACGGTCCCGCGAAGATCATCGCGATGTGCAACCAGAAGGGCGGCGTCGGCAAGACCACGTCGACCATCAACCTGGGTGCCGCACTCGCCGAGTACGGTCGCCGGGTCCTGCTCGTCGACTTCGACCCGCAGGGAGCCCTGTCGGTCGGCCTCGGCGTGAACCCGATGGAGCTCGACCTCACGGTCTACAACCTGCTCATGGAGCGGGGGATGTCCGCGGACGAGGTGCTCCTGAAGACCGCCGTCCCGAACATGGACCTGCTCCCGAGCAACATCGACCTGTCCGCTGCCGAGGTGCAGTTGGTCAGCGAGGTCGCCCGCGAGTCCACGTTGCAGCGGGCGTTGAAGCCGCTGATGGCCGACTACGACTACATCGTGATCGACTGCCAGCCCTCCCTCGGCCTGCTCACCGTGAACGCCCTGACGGCCGCTCACAAGGTGATCGTGCCGCTGGAGTGCGAGTTCTTCGCGCTGCGCGGTGTGGCCCTGCTGACCGAGACCATCGAGAAGGTCCAGGAGCGCCTGAACCCGGAGCTCGAACTCGACGGCATCCTCGCGACGATGTACGACTCGCGGACCGTGCACAGCCGTGAGGTGCTGGCGCGCGTGGTCGAGGCGTTCGACGATCACGTCTACCACACGGTGATCGGCCGGACCGTGCGCTTCCCGGAGACCACGGTCGCCGGTGAGCCGATCACCACGTACGCGTCCAACTCCGTCGGCGCCGCCGCCTATCGCCAGCTCGCCAGGGAGGTGCTCGCCCGGTGTCACGCCGAGTGA
- the ald gene encoding alanine dehydrogenase, translating into MKVGIPREVKNNEFRVAITPAGVHELVRHGHQVFIEQNAGVGSSITDEEYVGAGARILATADEVWATADLLLKVKEPIAEEYHRLRKDQTLFTYLHLAASKECTDALLESGTTAIAYETVETANRQLPLLAPMSEVAGRLAPQVGAYHLMAANGGRGVLPGGVPGVHAGKAVVIGGGVSGWNAAQIAIGMGFHVTLLDRDINKLKEADKIFGTKIQTVISNSFELEKACLDADLVIGAVLIPGAKAPKLVTNELVSRMKPGSVLVDIAIDQGGCFEDSHPTTHAEPTFPVHNSVFYCVANMPGAVPNTSTYALTNATLPYIVELANRGWVEALRRDPALALGLNTHDGKVVYKEVAEAHGLEHLELETLLG; encoded by the coding sequence ATGAAGGTCGGCATCCCCCGCGAGGTCAAGAACAACGAGTTCCGGGTGGCCATCACCCCCGCCGGTGTGCATGAGCTGGTGCGCCACGGCCACCAGGTCTTCATCGAGCAGAACGCCGGTGTGGGCTCCTCGATCACGGACGAGGAGTACGTCGGCGCCGGTGCGCGGATCCTCGCCACCGCCGACGAGGTCTGGGCGACCGCCGACCTGCTCCTGAAGGTCAAGGAGCCGATCGCCGAGGAGTACCACCGCCTCCGCAAGGACCAGACGCTCTTCACGTACCTGCACCTCGCGGCCTCCAAGGAGTGCACGGACGCGCTCCTGGAGTCGGGCACGACCGCCATCGCGTACGAGACGGTCGAGACCGCCAACCGCCAGCTGCCGCTGCTCGCCCCGATGTCCGAGGTCGCGGGCCGTCTGGCCCCGCAGGTCGGCGCCTACCACCTGATGGCCGCCAACGGCGGTCGCGGTGTCCTTCCGGGCGGTGTCCCCGGCGTGCACGCCGGCAAGGCGGTCGTCATCGGCGGCGGCGTCTCCGGCTGGAACGCCGCGCAGATCGCCATCGGCATGGGCTTCCACGTGACCCTGCTCGACCGCGACATCAACAAGCTCAAGGAAGCCGACAAGATCTTCGGTACGAAGATCCAGACGGTCATCTCGAACTCCTTCGAACTCGAGAAGGCCTGCCTCGACGCCGACCTCGTCATCGGCGCGGTCCTGATCCCCGGCGCCAAGGCTCCGAAGCTCGTCACCAACGAGCTCGTGTCGCGTATGAAGCCGGGAAGTGTCCTTGTCGACATCGCGATCGACCAGGGCGGCTGCTTCGAGGACTCGCACCCGACGACGCACGCCGAGCCGACCTTCCCGGTCCACAACTCGGTCTTCTACTGCGTCGCCAACATGCCCGGCGCGGTGCCCAACACGTCGACGTACGCGCTGACCAACGCCACGCTCCCGTACATCGTGGAACTGGCCAACCGTGGCTGGGTCGAGGCCCTGCGCCGCGACCCCGCGCTGGCCCTGGGACTCAACACCCATGACGGCAAGGTGGTTTACAAGGAGGTCGCCGAAGCGCACGGTCTGGAGCACCTGGAGCTCGAGACGCTGCTCGGCTGA
- a CDS encoding segregation and condensation protein A, translating into MPAATKEPEPAPGPADQAPGAEVAPEPDGTAEAVDDGTFTVRLANFEGPFDLLLQLISKHKLDVTEVALSKVTDEFMAHIRAMGPDWDLDQTTEFLVVAATLLDLKAARLLPAAEVEDEADLALLEARDLLFARLLQYRAYKRIADIFSGRLDDESRRYPRTVGLEPHHADLLPDVVISIGAEGFAELAVKAMQPKPKPQVYVDHIHAPLVSVQEQAGIVVARLRELGEASFQDLVADTGDTLTVVARFLALLELYREKAVGLEQETALGELLVRWTGGEDAAEPVVTDEFDRAPEPETEQKESAS; encoded by the coding sequence GTGCCGGCCGCCACGAAGGAGCCGGAGCCCGCCCCCGGGCCGGCCGATCAGGCGCCCGGGGCCGAGGTGGCCCCGGAACCCGACGGCACGGCCGAGGCCGTCGACGACGGGACGTTCACGGTCCGTCTCGCGAACTTCGAGGGCCCCTTCGACCTGCTGCTCCAGCTGATCTCGAAGCACAAGCTCGATGTCACCGAGGTCGCGCTGTCGAAGGTGACCGACGAGTTCATGGCCCACATCCGGGCCATGGGGCCGGACTGGGACCTGGACCAGACGACCGAGTTCCTGGTCGTCGCCGCCACCCTGCTCGACCTCAAGGCCGCGCGGCTGCTGCCCGCCGCCGAGGTGGAGGACGAGGCCGACCTCGCGCTCCTGGAAGCCAGGGACCTGCTGTTCGCCCGGCTGCTCCAGTACCGCGCGTACAAACGGATCGCCGACATCTTCAGCGGGCGGCTCGACGACGAGTCGCGGCGGTACCCGCGCACCGTGGGGCTCGAACCCCACCACGCCGACCTGCTGCCCGACGTCGTCATCAGCATCGGGGCCGAGGGGTTCGCCGAGCTCGCCGTGAAGGCGATGCAGCCGAAGCCCAAGCCGCAGGTGTACGTCGACCACATCCACGCGCCGCTGGTGAGCGTGCAGGAACAGGCCGGGATCGTCGTGGCGCGGCTGCGCGAGCTGGGCGAGGCGAGCTTCCAGGACCTCGTCGCCGACACCGGGGACACCCTCACCGTCGTCGCGCGGTTCCTCGCGCTCCTGGAGCTGTACCGGGAGAAGGCCGTCGGCCTGGAGCAGGAGACCGCCCTCGGGGAGCTGCTCGTGCGCTGGACCGGCGGCGAGGACGCGGCGGAGCCCGTGGTGACGGACGAGTTCGACCGGGCGCCCGAGCCGGAGACCGAGCAGAAGGAGAGTGCGTCATGA